From the genome of Vibrio navarrensis, one region includes:
- the hrpA gene encoding ATP-dependent RNA helicase HrpA — protein sequence MKRIGNALTSSQPNTQSKPPEQKAQANTAASLRQALSQCLIKDRFRLSKRISGASKIKKESARHAVFDEIALDIAKSMMEVEQRCRLQPKIDYPEILPVSQKKDDIAKAIAEHQVVIVAGETGSGKTTQLPKICAELGRGKFGLIGHTQPRRLAARSVASRIAEEMETQLGDFVGYKVRFNDQISENTQIKLMTDGILLAEIQHDRFLNQYDTIIIDEAHERSLNIDFILGYLKELLPRRPDLKIIITSATIDPERFSNHFGGAPIIEVSGRTYPVETRYRPLSGEDEDDRDQLEGIFEAVDELCDEGLGDILIFMNGEREIRDTADALAKRKLKDTEIIPLYARLSAGEQNKIFQPHAGRRIVLATNVAETSLTVPGIKYVIDPGTARISRYSYRTKVQRLPIEPISQASANQRKGRCGRVEEGICIRLYSEEDFNSRPEFTDPEILRTNLASVILQMTALGLGDIEAFPFVEAPDKRNIQDGVRLLEELGAIDSQAKDANKRLTAIGKQLARLPIDPRLARMVLEAPKYGCLKDVMIIAAALSIQDPRERPSDKQQSSDDKHRRFFHEESDFLTFVNLWNYIQKQQKALSGNQFRRQCKEDYLNYLRVREWQDVYFQIHQSMREMDFKLNDEPGSFDAVHSAILVGLLSHIGMKDQEKNEYQGARNARFHLFPASGLFKKQPKWVMSAELVETSKLWGRVVAKIQPEWIEPLAKHLIKRSYSEPHWSKKRAAVMAYEKVMLYGIPIVPKRLVNYGNIDAAVSREIFIRSALVEGEWETKHAFFKQNRKLLQEVEELEHKSRRRDILVDDEELFQFYDQRVGTDVVSGKHFDTWWKQAAKKDPELLNFEKEMLFKGDASHVTDLDYPNFWHQNGLKLKLSYQFEPGDDSDGVTVHIPLPILNQVDAAGFDWQIPGLRHELVVSLIKSLPKTLRKNFVPAPNYADAFLARVSAMEMPLLDALEKELRRMTGVEVLREDWKLEQVPDHLKVTFRAVDEKNRKLKEHKDLHELKESLKEKVQETLSKVADDDIEQQGLHTWSFGELPQVYQQKRGGYQVKAYPAIVDNKDSVEIKLYETEQEQIAAMRAGQRRLILLNVPSPIKYLHTNLPNKSKLGLYFNPYGKVLDLIDDCIACGVDKLIEEQGGIVWEPEKFEALKEHVRAELGDTVVEIAKQVETILTTAFNINKKLKGKIDFTMAFALSDIKAQIEGLIFKGFATEYGWKRLPDILRYMRAIERRMEKLPIDPNKDRLHMLKIESVVNDYKELLNKIPKGMAVPDNVKEIRWMLEELRVSYFAQQLGTPYPVSDKRVKNAIDAC from the coding sequence ATGAAAAGAATAGGAAATGCTTTGACGTCGTCACAGCCCAATACACAATCCAAGCCGCCGGAGCAAAAGGCTCAGGCGAATACCGCCGCCTCTTTACGCCAAGCGCTCAGTCAGTGCTTGATCAAAGATCGCTTTCGTCTCAGTAAGCGCATTTCGGGTGCCAGCAAAATTAAAAAAGAGTCAGCACGCCACGCCGTGTTTGATGAGATAGCACTAGATATCGCCAAATCGATGATGGAAGTGGAGCAGCGCTGTCGCCTACAACCGAAAATTGACTACCCTGAAATCCTGCCTGTTAGCCAGAAGAAAGATGACATCGCTAAAGCGATCGCTGAGCATCAGGTGGTGATTGTGGCGGGGGAAACAGGGTCAGGGAAAACCACCCAGCTACCGAAAATTTGCGCCGAGTTGGGCCGAGGTAAATTTGGCCTGATTGGTCACACTCAGCCGCGCCGTTTGGCCGCTCGTTCGGTCGCCAGCCGTATTGCCGAAGAGATGGAGACCCAGCTTGGCGATTTCGTCGGCTACAAAGTGCGTTTTAACGATCAAATCTCTGAAAATACTCAGATCAAACTGATGACCGACGGTATTTTGCTGGCGGAAATTCAGCACGACCGTTTTCTCAATCAGTACGACACCATCATCATCGATGAAGCGCATGAACGCAGCCTCAACATCGATTTTATTCTCGGCTACCTCAAAGAGCTGTTGCCGCGTCGCCCAGATCTCAAAATCATCATTACTTCTGCGACGATTGATCCGGAGCGTTTTTCTAACCACTTTGGCGGCGCACCGATCATCGAAGTTTCTGGCCGAACCTATCCGGTTGAGACCCGCTATCGTCCGCTAAGTGGCGAAGATGAAGACGACCGCGATCAGCTCGAAGGCATTTTTGAAGCCGTTGATGAGCTGTGTGATGAAGGGTTGGGCGACATCCTTATCTTCATGAACGGTGAGCGCGAGATCCGCGATACCGCCGATGCCTTGGCGAAACGAAAGCTCAAAGACACCGAAATCATCCCTCTATACGCGCGTTTGTCAGCGGGCGAGCAGAATAAAATCTTCCAGCCGCACGCTGGACGTCGCATTGTGCTGGCGACCAACGTCGCGGAAACCTCGCTGACGGTACCGGGGATTAAATACGTGATTGATCCGGGTACAGCGCGCATCAGCCGTTACAGCTATCGCACCAAAGTGCAGCGTTTGCCGATTGAACCTATTTCGCAAGCCAGTGCCAACCAGCGTAAAGGCCGTTGTGGACGGGTGGAAGAGGGGATCTGTATTCGGCTTTACTCTGAGGAAGATTTTAACTCACGCCCAGAGTTCACCGATCCGGAAATTCTGCGCACCAATCTAGCTTCGGTCATTTTGCAAATGACGGCGCTCGGCCTTGGCGATATTGAAGCGTTCCCGTTTGTTGAAGCGCCGGATAAACGCAACATCCAAGACGGTGTGCGTCTTTTAGAAGAGCTGGGCGCGATTGACTCGCAAGCGAAAGATGCCAACAAACGTCTGACCGCGATAGGCAAGCAGTTGGCCCGTTTGCCGATTGACCCACGTTTAGCGCGCATGGTGTTGGAAGCGCCTAAGTATGGCTGTTTAAAAGATGTGATGATCATTGCCGCAGCGCTCTCCATCCAAGATCCGCGCGAGCGTCCATCGGACAAACAGCAATCGTCGGACGATAAACATCGCCGTTTCTTCCACGAAGAGTCTGATTTCCTTACTTTCGTTAATTTGTGGAACTACATTCAAAAGCAGCAAAAAGCGCTTTCGGGTAACCAGTTCCGCCGCCAGTGCAAAGAGGATTACCTCAACTACTTGCGGGTGCGCGAATGGCAAGACGTCTATTTCCAAATCCATCAGTCGATGCGGGAAATGGATTTCAAGTTGAATGATGAACCGGGCTCATTTGATGCGGTTCACAGTGCCATCTTGGTCGGTCTGTTATCTCACATCGGTATGAAAGATCAGGAGAAGAACGAATATCAGGGCGCACGCAATGCCCGTTTCCATCTTTTCCCTGCCTCCGGTCTGTTTAAGAAGCAGCCGAAATGGGTGATGTCGGCCGAGCTGGTGGAAACCTCCAAATTGTGGGGACGCGTGGTGGCGAAGATCCAACCAGAATGGATTGAGCCGCTCGCCAAACACTTGATAAAACGTAGTTACAGCGAGCCGCATTGGTCGAAAAAGCGTGCAGCGGTGATGGCTTATGAGAAAGTGATGCTGTACGGCATTCCTATCGTGCCAAAGCGTTTGGTCAACTACGGCAACATTGACGCCGCAGTGAGCCGGGAGATTTTCATTCGCAGCGCACTGGTCGAGGGAGAATGGGAAACCAAACACGCTTTCTTCAAGCAAAACCGCAAGTTGCTGCAAGAAGTTGAAGAGCTTGAGCATAAGTCGCGTCGCCGTGACATCTTGGTCGACGATGAGGAGCTGTTCCAGTTCTATGATCAGCGTGTAGGCACAGACGTTGTCTCCGGGAAGCATTTTGACACTTGGTGGAAACAAGCGGCGAAGAAAGACCCTGAACTGCTGAACTTCGAAAAAGAGATGCTGTTTAAAGGCGACGCCAGCCATGTCACAGATTTGGACTATCCGAATTTTTGGCATCAAAACGGCCTGAAACTCAAGCTCAGTTATCAATTTGAACCGGGCGATGACAGCGATGGCGTGACGGTGCATATTCCGCTGCCGATTCTCAACCAAGTGGATGCTGCTGGGTTTGACTGGCAGATCCCGGGCTTGCGTCATGAGCTGGTGGTGAGCCTAATTAAGTCGTTGCCAAAGACACTACGCAAGAATTTTGTTCCCGCACCGAACTATGCAGATGCGTTTTTAGCGCGTGTGAGCGCGATGGAAATGCCGTTATTGGACGCGTTGGAGAAAGAGCTGCGCCGTATGACAGGTGTGGAAGTGCTGCGCGAGGATTGGAAACTTGAACAGGTGCCCGATCACTTGAAAGTCACTTTCCGCGCGGTGGACGAGAAAAATCGCAAACTGAAAGAGCACAAAGATCTGCACGAACTGAAAGAGAGTTTGAAAGAGAAAGTGCAGGAGACGCTCTCCAAAGTGGCGGATGACGACATCGAGCAGCAAGGCTTGCATACGTGGAGCTTTGGTGAGCTGCCACAGGTTTACCAGCAAAAGCGCGGTGGGTATCAAGTCAAAGCCTATCCGGCGATTGTCGATAACAAAGACAGCGTGGAGATCAAGCTGTATGAAACCGAGCAAGAGCAGATTGCGGCTATGCGTGCGGGTCAGCGTCGTTTGATCTTGCTCAACGTGCCGTCGCCGATTAAGTATCTGCACACCAATTTGCCGAACAAGTCGAAGCTTGGCCTCTACTTCAACCCGTATGGCAAAGTGCTCGATCTGATTGATGACTGTATCGCCTGTGGCGTGGATAAGCTGATTGAAGAGCAGGGCGGTATAGTCTGGGAGCCCGAAAAGTTCGAGGCGCTTAAAGAGCATGTTCGCGCCGAATTGGGTGACACTGTGGTTGAAATCGCCAAACAAGTGGAAACTATCCTCACCACCGCCTTTAATATAAATAAGAAGTTGAAAGGTAAGATTGATTTCACTATGGCGTTTGCACTGTCTGACATCAAGGCGCAAATTGAAGGTTTGATCTTCAAAGGCTTTGCCACGGAATACGGCTGGAAGCGTTTGCCAGATATTCTGCGCTACATGCGTGCAATTGAGCGCCGCATGGAGAAGCTGCCGATCGATCCAAACAAAGATCGTCTGCATATGCTTAAGATCGAATCGGTGGTGAATGACTACAAGGAGCTGCTGAATAAAATTCCGAAAGGGATGGCCGTACCAGACAATGTGAAGGAAATTCGCTGGATGTTGGAAGAGCTGCGCGTGAGTTATTTTGCCCAGCAGCTTGGCACGCCGTATCCGGTTTCGGATAAACGGGTTAAAAACGCAATAGATGCTTGCTAA
- a CDS encoding outer membrane beta-barrel protein, whose amino-acid sequence MKKTLLALALVGASSTAMADSWIYGGATVGQSDFKGESGTSYSIHAGTGILPIIGIEAGLTQHGTFDIDYSGTKHDTKLRSYYAALKPSIDVGPLHVWAKGGLHQWDKEVTGLSAQDDDGVDIMYGVGAEYFIFGPLSVGASYMNYTTDKDDVGTFSLNATIHLL is encoded by the coding sequence ATGAAAAAGACTCTTTTAGCACTAGCGCTTGTTGGCGCGTCATCAACAGCGATGGCGGATTCATGGATTTACGGCGGTGCGACGGTCGGTCAGTCTGACTTTAAAGGCGAAAGCGGCACTTCCTACTCAATTCACGCGGGTACAGGCATTCTGCCAATCATTGGTATCGAAGCTGGCCTAACTCAACACGGTACTTTTGATATTGATTACTCAGGCACGAAGCACGACACGAAATTGCGTTCTTACTACGCGGCACTTAAACCAAGTATTGATGTAGGCCCACTGCACGTTTGGGCAAAAGGTGGCCTTCATCAGTGGGATAAAGAAGTCACTGGCTTGTCAGCACAAGACGATGATGGTGTCGATATCATGTACGGTGTTGGTGCGGAATACTTTATCTTTGGTCCACTTTCTGTTGGTGCAAGCTACATGAACTACACCACAGATAAAGACGATGTGGGTACCTTCTCACTCAATGCGACAATTCATCTTTTATAA